In a single window of the Bacteroidales bacterium genome:
- the rplU gene encoding 50S ribosomal protein L21 — translation MFAIVEIAGQQFKVEKDQKLYVHRLEAKEGDKVSFNNILLTDDGKKVNIGTPNVLGAEITAKVLAHMKGDKVKVFKKKRRKGYQKLNGHRQYFSHIQIDEISLDGKKTSEKKETKTKTTAEKKVTKTTATEKKKVETKKPAAKKTEVKKVDAKKPTTEKSDAKADNLTKIEGVGPKLASIFKDAGIDSFKKLSKIKSEKLSEILVEAGGNAYKRFDTTTWPEQAELASDGKWDELKDLQEKLSGGKE, via the coding sequence ATGTTTGCAATTGTAGAAATAGCAGGGCAACAATTTAAAGTGGAAAAAGACCAAAAATTGTATGTCCACAGATTAGAAGCAAAAGAAGGAGATAAAGTTTCTTTCAATAATATATTGCTGACTGATGACGGTAAAAAAGTAAATATAGGAACACCAAATGTTCTTGGGGCTGAAATTACTGCAAAAGTATTAGCACACATGAAAGGAGACAAGGTTAAAGTGTTTAAGAAAAAAAGAAGAAAAGGTTATCAAAAGCTTAACGGTCATCGTCAATATTTTTCTCATATTCAAATAGATGAAATTTCATTAGACGGTAAAAAAACAAGCGAGAAAAAGGAAACCAAAACTAAAACAACTGCAGAGAAAAAAGTAACAAAAACAACTGCAACTGAAAAGAAAAAAGTTGAAACCAAAAAACCTGCAGCTAAAAAAACTGAAGTTAAAAAAGTTGATGCTAAAAAACCTACAACTGAAAAATCTGATGCAAAAGCTGATAATTTAACAAAAATTGAAGGAGTCGGACCAAAATTGGCAAGTATCTTTAAAGATGCAGGTATTGATTCATTTAAAAAATTATCAAAAATAAAATCGGAAAAATTATCTGAAATTTTAGTTGAAGCAGGCGGTAATGCTTACAAAAGATTTGACACAACAACATGGCCGGAACAAGCTGAATTAGCCTCTGACGGTAAATGGGATGAGTTAAAAGACTTGCAAGAAAAGCTTAGCGGCGGAAAAGAATAA
- a CDS encoding UPF0158 family protein produces the protein MNKEQLLEEILIILKSVKEDKSKLKQIHSFMTEEIYEEEEIVIPDKYKKLVKEIAETTDCGNIFYLNLKTGEHIEIFANIEDNIFYDEENPFQKDIDIVDSWEDKIIIEPLESFESFKIMENFANYVSDQKLQDKLLNALNRNRPFANFKNIIDNSEYRQDWFDYKQNWLEKVVFEILESEGYITD, from the coding sequence ATGAATAAAGAGCAATTATTAGAAGAAATCCTCATAATCTTAAAATCAGTTAAAGAAGATAAATCAAAACTTAAGCAAATACACTCATTTATGACGGAAGAAATATATGAAGAAGAAGAAATAGTTATACCTGATAAATACAAAAAACTCGTAAAAGAAATTGCAGAAACGACAGATTGCGGTAATATTTTCTATTTAAATCTTAAAACAGGTGAACACATTGAGATTTTTGCTAATATTGAGGATAATATTTTTTATGATGAAGAAAACCCATTCCAAAAAGATATTGATATCGTTGATTCATGGGAAGATAAAATAATTATTGAACCTTTAGAATCATTTGAATCTTTTAAAATAATGGAAAACTTTGCCAATTATGTATCTGACCAAAAACTGCAAGACAAGCTGTTAAACGCTTTAAATCGTAACAGACCATTTGCGAATTTTAAAAATATAATTGATAACTCTGAATACAGACAAGATTGGTTTGATTACAAACAAAATTGGCTTGAAAAAGTAGTGTTTGAAATATTAGAATCAGAAGGATATATAACTGATTAA